One Ficedula albicollis isolate OC2 chromosome Z, FicAlb1.5, whole genome shotgun sequence DNA window includes the following coding sequences:
- the ZCCHC9 gene encoding zinc finger CCHC domain-containing protein 9 yields the protein MTRWARRNAPPEARALPATPWEQLSAEPEPRAAKSPQAEEEEARRKDRRRESRRLRRQERKKNAMVCFHCREPGHGVADCPAVLESQDMGTGICYRCGSTEHDLSKCRAKVDPAAGPFPYAKCFICGEMGHLSRSCPDNPKGLYAEGGGCKLCGSVEHFKKDCPEKQNAEQVTVGRWTPGLSADHEDVAAAPALQRAQPKPPKVVTF from the exons ATGACCCGCTGGGCCCGGCGGAACGCCCCGCCCGAGGCCCGGGCGCTGCCCGCCAccccctgggagcagctgagcgCCGAGCCCGAGCCGCGGGCGGCCAagagcc cccaggcggaggaggaggaggcgaGGAGGAAGGACAGGcggagggagagcaggaggctgaggaggcaggagaggaagaagaacgCCATG gTGTGTTTCCACTGCAGAGAGCCTGGCCACGGCGTGGCTGAttgtcctgcagtgctggagagccaggacatggggacagggatctGCTACCGCTGTGGATCCACAGAGCACGACCTCAGCAAGTGCAGAGCCAAGGTGGAtccagctgctg GGCCATTTCCATATGCAAAATGTTTCATCTGTGGTGAGATGGGGCATCTGTCCAGGTCGTGTCCGGATAATCCCAAGGGGTTGTATGCTGAAG GTGGGGGCTGCAAACTTTGTGGCTCTGTGGAACACTTCAAGAAggactgcccagagaagcagaatGCAG agcaggtgaCGGTCGGGCGCTGGACCCCCGGCCTGAGCGCTGACCACGAGGACGTCGCGGCCGCGCCGGcgctgcagagagcccagcccaAGCCACCCAAAGTTGTCACGTTCTGA